A genomic segment from Pseudomonadota bacterium encodes:
- a CDS encoding mechanosensitive ion channel protein MscS, whose protein sequence is MGAGGHSRPERHCEAAGALVEGGAAGLRAAHPAGRDHACCGKRAHPRDRRERRRAAPRSRDLHRRRRDHQPERLSAVAVACGGVTWLFALLWLRNVNLSGIIAGSAVVTAIIGLSMQDTLGNLVAGLAVQLDDSLDVGDWIKIDDIQGRVVEMGWRRIAVETRNWETVMVPNSVMARGKFTVQGRRSEKPVQWRRWVWFNVDHRWTPSEVIETVEAALRQAELPRVAPDPPPNCVAMEFAESFTRYAVRYWLTDLAADDPTDSDVRTHVVAALKRAGISLALPAHAVFLTEEENAERRLRKAREDQEQRVRALRKVALFNRLPDEELETLASQLVYAPFAQGDVMTRQGSEAHWLYIVSEGTAERYVETEGTPSTLVNAISAGEVFGEWSLVNDVVRETTVVARSSVLAYRLPKSAFLAALTRNQNLAHEIAMVMGEKRTALDAALQHLDEEARQRRGNENQTTVMQSLRRLFGV, encoded by the coding sequence ATGGGTGCTGGGGGTCATTCTCGCCCTGAGCGCCATTGCGAAGCTGCTGGCGCGCTCGTCGAGGGTGGCGCTGCGGGCCTTCGCGCTGCTCACCCTGCTGGCCGTGATCACGCTTGTTGCGGCAAGCGCGCTCACCCCCGTGATCGGCGAGAGCGCCGCCGGGCTGCTCCGCGATCTCGCGATCTTCATCGAAGGCGCCGTGATCATCAGCCTGAGCGGCTCAGTGCTGTGGCCGTGGCCTGCGGCGGTGTGACGTGGCTCTTCGCACTGCTGTGGCTGCGCAACGTCAACCTCTCCGGCATCATCGCGGGCTCCGCGGTGGTGACGGCCATCATCGGTCTGTCGATGCAAGACACCCTGGGAAACCTGGTGGCGGGACTCGCCGTGCAGCTCGACGACTCGCTCGACGTGGGCGACTGGATCAAGATCGACGACATCCAGGGCCGCGTCGTGGAGATGGGGTGGCGTCGCATCGCCGTCGAGACCCGCAACTGGGAGACGGTGATGGTTCCCAACAGCGTGATGGCGCGAGGGAAGTTCACGGTGCAGGGCCGTCGCAGCGAGAAGCCCGTTCAGTGGCGCCGCTGGGTGTGGTTCAACGTCGACCATCGATGGACGCCCTCAGAGGTCATCGAGACCGTGGAGGCCGCCCTGCGCCAGGCCGAGCTCCCGCGCGTTGCGCCAGATCCTCCTCCGAACTGCGTCGCCATGGAGTTCGCCGAGAGCTTCACCCGTTACGCGGTTCGCTACTGGCTCACCGATCTTGCGGCTGACGATCCTACCGACTCTGATGTGCGCACCCACGTCGTTGCCGCGCTCAAGCGCGCGGGCATCTCGCTGGCGCTGCCGGCGCATGCGGTCTTCCTCACCGAAGAGGAGAATGCGGAGCGTCGCCTTCGCAAAGCGCGGGAAGATCAAGAGCAGCGCGTGCGGGCCCTTCGCAAGGTGGCGCTCTTCAACCGCCTTCCCGACGAGGAGCTCGAGACCCTGGCCTCGCAGCTGGTCTACGCGCCGTTCGCCCAGGGCGACGTCATGACCCGTCAGGGAAGCGAGGCCCACTGGCTCTACATCGTGAGCGAGGGGACCGCCGAGCGGTACGTGGAGACCGAGGGCACCCCTTCCACTCTCGTGAATGCCATCAGTGCGGGAGAGGTCTTCGGCGAGTGGAGCCTGGTGAACGACGTGGTGCGCGAGACCACCGTGGTGGCGCGCAGCAGCGTGCTCGCCTATCGACTTCCCAAGAGCGCCTTTCTCGCGGCCCTCACGCGAAACCAGAACCTGGCCCACGAGATCGCAATGGTGATGGGAGAGAAGCGAACGGCGCTCGATGCGGCGCTGCAGCACCTCGATGAAGAAGCGCGGCAGCGGCGCGGCAACGAGAACCAGACCACGGTGATGCAGAGCCTTCGGCGCCTCTTCGGCGTATAG